A window of the Kosakonia radicincitans DSM 16656 genome harbors these coding sequences:
- the mdtH gene encoding multidrug efflux MFS transporter MdtH, which translates to MARISQARSLGKYFLLVDNMLVVLGFFVVFPLISIRFVDQLGWAALMVGIALGLRQFIQQGLGIFGGAIADRFGAKPLIVTGMLMRAGGFVAMGVAHEPWLLWLSCILSGLGGTLFDPPRSALVVKLVRPNQRSRFFSILMMQDSAGAVVGALLGSWLLQYDFRLVCAAGALMFVLCAAFNAWLLPAWKLSTVKAPVREGLARVLRDKRFVTYVLTLTGYYMLAVQVMLMLPIMVNDIAGSPAAVKWMYAIEACLSLTLLYPIARWSEKRFRLEQRLMAGLLVMSFSLLPIGMVGTLQQLFTLICTFYIGSIIAEPARETLSAQLADARARGSYMGFSRLGLAFGGALGYAGGGWLFDAGKAFNQPELPWMMLGLIGLMTSMALLWQFGHKRIRPRMLEPGA; encoded by the coding sequence ATGGCACGCATATCGCAGGCAAGGAGCCTGGGTAAATATTTCCTGCTTGTCGATAATATGCTGGTTGTACTCGGCTTTTTCGTTGTCTTCCCACTTATTTCTATTCGTTTTGTTGATCAGCTCGGCTGGGCGGCGTTGATGGTCGGTATTGCGCTCGGCCTGCGGCAATTTATTCAGCAGGGTTTGGGCATTTTCGGCGGCGCAATTGCCGACCGCTTTGGTGCCAAACCGCTGATCGTCACCGGCATGTTGATGCGTGCGGGCGGTTTCGTCGCGATGGGCGTGGCGCACGAACCCTGGCTGCTGTGGCTCTCCTGCATTCTTTCCGGACTGGGCGGTACACTGTTCGATCCGCCGCGTTCCGCGCTGGTGGTCAAACTTGTGCGCCCCAACCAGCGCAGCCGCTTTTTCTCTATCCTGATGATGCAGGACAGCGCCGGCGCGGTTGTCGGCGCATTGCTCGGTAGCTGGCTGTTGCAATATGACTTTCGTCTGGTGTGTGCCGCCGGTGCGCTAATGTTCGTGCTCTGCGCCGCGTTCAACGCCTGGCTGTTACCGGCGTGGAAACTCTCTACGGTAAAAGCCCCGGTGCGCGAAGGGTTGGCACGCGTGCTGCGCGACAAACGGTTCGTCACCTACGTCCTGACGCTGACAGGTTACTATATGCTGGCGGTACAGGTGATGCTGATGCTGCCGATCATGGTCAACGATATTGCCGGTTCACCGGCGGCAGTGAAGTGGATGTACGCCATCGAAGCCTGCTTGTCGCTGACGTTGCTCTACCCTATCGCCCGCTGGAGTGAAAAACGCTTTCGTCTTGAACAGCGTCTGATGGCCGGGCTGCTGGTGATGTCATTTAGTCTGCTGCCGATCGGAATGGTGGGGACGTTGCAGCAACTGTTTACGCTTATCTGCACATTCTATATCGGCTCAATTATTGCCGAACCTGCGCGGGAAACCTTAAGCGCGCAGCTAGCTGATGCCCGTGCGCGCGGCAGTTATATGGGTTTCAGTCGCCTGGGGCTGGCATTTGGCGGCGCGCTTGGTTACGCCGGTGGTGGGTGGTTGTTTGATGCCGGCAAAGCCTTCAACCAGCCGGAATTGCCGTGGATGATGCTCGGCCTGATCGGGCTGATGACCTCAATGGCGCTGCTGTGGCAATTCGGCCATAAGCGCATTCGCCCGCGGATGCTCGAACCTGGCGCCTGA
- the grxB gene encoding glutaredoxin 2, whose product MKLYIYDHCPFCIKARMIFGLKNLPVELNILLSDDEATPTKMIGQKMAPILQKDDSRYLPESMDIVHYVDKLDGKPLLTGKRNPKLEEWLRKVNGYVNKLLIPRFAKSAFDEFSTPQARAWFVAKKEAAIGNFDEHLAHSAGLVKNISDDLRALDKLIVKPNAVNGELSEDDIHLFPLLRNLTLVAGINWPSRVADYRDNMAKQTQVNLLSSMAI is encoded by the coding sequence GTGAAACTCTACATTTACGACCACTGCCCTTTCTGCATCAAAGCCCGCATGATTTTCGGCCTTAAAAATCTTCCTGTAGAACTCAACATTCTGCTTAGTGACGACGAGGCCACGCCAACTAAAATGATTGGCCAGAAGATGGCGCCCATCCTGCAAAAAGACGACAGCCGTTATCTGCCGGAGAGTATGGATATTGTGCACTATGTCGATAAACTTGACGGCAAACCGCTACTCACCGGTAAACGAAACCCGAAGCTGGAAGAGTGGCTGCGCAAGGTTAACGGCTATGTGAATAAATTGCTGATACCCCGCTTTGCGAAATCCGCCTTCGACGAGTTTTCCACACCGCAGGCGCGCGCCTGGTTTGTCGCGAAGAAAGAGGCGGCGATCGGCAATTTCGATGAACATCTCGCCCACTCTGCCGGACTGGTGAAAAATATCAGCGACGATCTGCGCGCACTGGACAAGCTTATTGTCAAACCGAATGCGGTCAACGGCGAGCTCTCCGAAGACGATATTCATCTTTTCCCGCTGCTGCGTAACCTTACTCTTGTCGCCGGAATTAACTGGCCGAGCCGGGTGGCGGACTACCGCGATAATATGGCCAAGCAGACCCAGGTTAACCTGCTTTCATCAATGGCTATTTAG
- a CDS encoding lipoprotein has protein sequence MKKIFFAAALLLSGVLVGCNQLTQYSISEQEINQALQKRNDFAKDIGLPGVADAHIVLNNLASEIGREEPNKVTLTGDANLDMTSLFGNQKAVIKLKLKALPVFDKEKGAIYLQEMEVVKADVQPEKMQTVLQTLMPYLNQSLRNYFNQRPAYVLKEDSSKGEALAKKYAKGIEVKPGEIIIPLTD, from the coding sequence ATGAAGAAGATCTTTTTTGCCGCTGCCTTACTGCTGAGCGGCGTGCTGGTGGGCTGTAACCAACTGACCCAATATTCCATCAGCGAACAGGAAATTAACCAGGCGCTGCAAAAACGCAACGATTTTGCGAAAGATATTGGCCTGCCTGGCGTGGCTGATGCGCACATTGTGCTGAACAACCTGGCATCGGAAATTGGTCGTGAAGAGCCGAACAAAGTGACGCTGACCGGCGATGCCAACCTGGATATGACCTCCCTTTTCGGTAACCAGAAAGCGGTCATCAAGCTGAAACTGAAGGCGTTGCCGGTGTTTGATAAAGAGAAAGGCGCTATTTACTTGCAGGAGATGGAAGTGGTGAAAGCCGACGTGCAGCCAGAAAAAATGCAAACAGTGCTGCAAACGTTGATGCCCTACCTGAACCAGTCGCTGCGCAACTACTTTAATCAGCGTCCGGCTTATGTGCTGAAAGAGGACAGTAGCAAAGGTGAAGCGCTGGCGAAGAAATACGCCAAAGGCATTGAGGTGAAACCGGGCGAAATTATTATTCCCCTCACCGACTGA
- the pyrC gene encoding dihydroorotase, with product MTQSQVLKIRRPDDWHVHLRDGDMLKTVVPWTSETYARAIVMPNLAPPVTTVDAARAYRQRILDAVPAGHDFTPLMTCYLTDSLSADEVERGFNENVFTAAKLYPANATTNSSHGVTSIDAIMPVLERMEKLGMPLLVHGEVTHADIDIFDREARFIETVMEPLRQRLPGLKVVFEHITTKDAADYVREGNERLAATITPQHLMFNRNHMLVGGVRPHLYCLPILKRNIHQQALRELVASGFERAFLGTDSAPHARHRKEASCGCAGCFNAPTALGSYATVFEEMNALQHFEAFCSSNGPRFYGLPLNEGFIELERIESVVPESIALTDDTLVPFLAGETVRWRVKQ from the coding sequence ATGACACAATCCCAGGTTTTGAAAATCCGCCGTCCTGACGACTGGCACGTCCACCTGCGTGATGGCGATATGTTAAAAACCGTGGTGCCGTGGACCAGTGAAACCTACGCCCGCGCCATTGTCATGCCCAATCTCGCTCCTCCTGTGACAACCGTGGATGCTGCGCGCGCGTACCGCCAGCGCATTCTTGATGCCGTGCCTGCCGGGCATGATTTCACCCCGCTAATGACCTGCTATCTGACCGACAGCCTGAGCGCAGATGAAGTGGAACGTGGGTTTAACGAAAACGTCTTTACGGCGGCAAAACTTTATCCCGCCAATGCCACCACCAACTCCAGCCACGGCGTCACCAGCATTGATGCCATAATGCCGGTGCTGGAGCGCATGGAAAAACTGGGCATGCCGCTGCTGGTGCATGGCGAAGTGACCCACGCGGATATCGATATCTTCGATCGCGAAGCGCGCTTTATTGAAACGGTGATGGAGCCGCTGCGCCAGCGCCTGCCGGGGTTAAAAGTGGTGTTTGAGCATATCACCACCAAAGACGCGGCAGATTATGTGCGCGAGGGTAACGAGCGCCTGGCGGCCACCATTACGCCACAGCATTTGATGTTTAACCGTAACCATATGCTGGTTGGCGGTGTGCGTCCGCATCTCTACTGTTTGCCTATCCTTAAGCGCAATATCCACCAGCAGGCGCTGCGAGAGTTGGTCGCCAGTGGATTTGAACGCGCTTTTCTCGGTACTGATTCTGCACCGCACGCGCGGCACCGGAAAGAAGCAAGCTGTGGTTGTGCCGGTTGCTTCAATGCGCCAACCGCGCTCGGTAGCTACGCCACCGTGTTTGAAGAGATGAACGCCTTGCAGCATTTTGAAGCGTTCTGCTCGTCGAACGGACCGCGCTTCTACGGACTGCCGCTCAATGAGGGCTTTATTGAACTGGAACGCATCGAAAGCGTTGTACCAGAGAGCATTGCCCTGACGGACGATACGCTGGTGCCGTTCCTCGCGGGTGAAACCGTTCGCTGGCGCGTTAAGCAGTAA
- the dinI gene encoding DNA damage-inducible protein I has protein sequence MRIEVTIAKTTPLPPGAIDALAGELSRRLNNYYPEHDNKITVRYAAANNLSVLGGAKEDKDRISEILQETWESADDWFIND, from the coding sequence ATGCGCATTGAAGTGACTATCGCCAAAACCACACCCTTACCGCCAGGTGCTATCGATGCGCTGGCGGGCGAATTATCCCGTCGGCTCAATAATTACTATCCCGAACACGATAACAAAATCACCGTTCGCTACGCGGCGGCTAATAACCTGTCGGTGCTTGGTGGCGCAAAAGAAGATAAAGATCGCATAAGTGAAATTTTGCAGGAAACCTGGGAAAGCGCCGACGACTGGTTTATCAACGACTAA
- the bssS gene encoding biofilm formation regulator BssS, which produces MVKNNEVIQTHPLVGWDISTVDSYDALMLRLHYQTPNRAAQEETEVGQTLWLTTDVARQFISILEAGIAKIESGDYQQDEYRRH; this is translated from the coding sequence ATGGTAAAGAATAATGAAGTCATCCAGACCCATCCACTGGTCGGATGGGACATCAGTACCGTGGATAGTTACGATGCCCTGATGCTCCGGTTACACTACCAGACCCCAAACAGAGCCGCTCAGGAAGAGACTGAAGTCGGCCAGACGTTATGGTTAACGACAGATGTCGCCCGCCAGTTTATATCGATTCTCGAGGCGGGTATTGCCAAGATTGAATCAGGCGATTACCAACAAGATGAGTACCGCAGGCATTAG
- the solA gene encoding N-methyl-L-tryptophan oxidase: MKYDLIIIGSGSVGAATGYYATRAGLNVLMTDSHLPPHQQGSHHGDTRLIRHAYGEGEKYVPLVLRAQQLWDQLAHESGEAVFERTGVINLGPADSEFLANVAHSAKQWDLAVEKLDAPSLMARWPEITVPEDYIGLFEADSGVLRSELAVKTWISLAQQAGCAQLFNCPVTALRHDPEGVTIETAEGEFVGKKVLISAGTWVRQLIPTLPVQPVRKVFAWFQADGRYSSKNHFPAFTGEMPNGDQYYGFPAEDNALKIGRHNGGQLIDEARQRTPFGNEAGDGSECFGFLRQFLPGIGGCLYGASCTYDNSPDEDFIIDTLPEHPDTLIITGLSGHGFKFAPVLGEIASEFAQGKRSDFDLTPFSLSRFTR, from the coding sequence ATGAAATATGACCTGATTATTATCGGCAGCGGATCTGTCGGCGCAGCTACCGGCTATTACGCCACCCGCGCCGGGCTAAATGTCCTGATGACCGATTCCCATCTTCCTCCACACCAGCAAGGCAGCCATCATGGCGATACGCGTTTGATTCGCCACGCGTATGGCGAGGGTGAAAAATATGTTCCGCTGGTGCTGCGTGCCCAACAGTTGTGGGATCAATTAGCCCACGAAAGCGGTGAGGCGGTGTTCGAACGGACCGGCGTGATCAACCTCGGACCGGCTGATTCCGAATTTCTCGCCAATGTCGCCCACAGTGCTAAGCAGTGGGATCTGGCGGTAGAAAAACTGGATGCGCCTTCACTGATGGCCCGCTGGCCAGAAATCACCGTGCCGGAAGACTATATCGGTCTGTTCGAAGCCGATTCTGGCGTGCTAAGGAGCGAACTGGCGGTAAAAACCTGGATCAGTCTCGCCCAGCAAGCCGGTTGCGCACAACTGTTTAACTGCCCGGTTACCGCGCTGCGTCATGACCCTGAAGGCGTGACCATCGAAACAGCGGAAGGCGAGTTCGTCGGCAAGAAAGTGTTGATTAGCGCAGGTACCTGGGTGCGTCAGTTAATTCCAACGCTTCCGGTACAACCCGTACGCAAGGTTTTCGCCTGGTTCCAGGCAGACGGCCGCTACAGCAGCAAAAATCACTTCCCAGCCTTCACCGGTGAAATGCCGAATGGCGATCAATATTACGGCTTCCCCGCCGAAGATAACGCGCTGAAGATCGGTCGTCATAACGGCGGCCAGCTCATCGACGAGGCGCGACAGCGTACACCTTTTGGCAATGAAGCGGGAGACGGTTCGGAGTGCTTCGGTTTTCTGCGACAGTTTCTGCCGGGAATCGGCGGTTGCCTTTATGGCGCTTCATGTACCTACGATAACTCGCCGGATGAAGATTTTATTATTGATACTTTGCCGGAACATCCGGACACGCTGATTATCACCGGACTGAGCGGACATGGATTTAAATTCGCGCCAGTGCTCGGCGAAATCGCCAGTGAGTTTGCACAGGGTAAACGCAGCGATTTCGATTTGACACCTTTTTCCCTGTCACGCTTTACCCGATAA
- a CDS encoding YceO family protein yields the protein MRRLFNFLINNVREHLMLYIALWLLVALIDLIYIVWS from the coding sequence ATGCGTCGTTTATTCAACTTCCTTATTAATAACGTGCGTGAGCATTTGATGTTATATATTGCGCTGTGGCTTCTCGTTGCGCTGATCGACCTTATTTATATTGTATGGTCCTGA
- a CDS encoding cytochrome b, translated as MQFRNSSARYGAISVALHWLMAIAVYGMFALGLWMVTLSYYDGWYHQAPELHKSIGILLMLGLVVRIVWRHMSPPPSPLSSYSRLTRASAVLAHIALYVLLFGILISGYLISTADGKPINVFGLFNVPATLTDAGSQADLAGTVHLWLAWSVVVLSVLHGLAALKHHFIDKDATLKRMLGKSSPDSGA; from the coding sequence ATGCAATTTCGCAACTCATCCGCCCGCTATGGCGCTATTTCCGTTGCTCTTCACTGGCTGATGGCAATAGCCGTTTATGGCATGTTTGCGCTGGGATTATGGATGGTCACGCTCAGCTATTATGATGGCTGGTACCATCAGGCACCGGAACTGCATAAAAGCATCGGCATTCTGTTGATGTTAGGGCTGGTGGTGCGCATTGTCTGGCGGCATATGTCACCGCCCCCTTCTCCACTTTCCAGTTATTCGCGCCTGACGCGAGCAAGCGCCGTACTGGCTCATATTGCACTCTATGTGTTGCTGTTTGGTATTCTCATCAGCGGTTATTTAATCTCCACCGCGGATGGCAAACCGATCAACGTATTTGGCCTGTTTAACGTGCCTGCGACACTTACCGACGCCGGTTCGCAGGCGGATCTCGCAGGTACTGTTCATTTATGGCTGGCATGGAGCGTGGTCGTGCTCTCGGTATTGCACGGCCTGGCCGCCTTAAAACACCATTTCATCGATAAAGACGCCACTCTCAAGCGCATGCTGGGAAAATCGTCGCCTGACTCTGGAGCATAA
- a CDS encoding YceI family protein encodes MKKILPGLALASLLFASGTAVAADYKIDKEGQHAFVNFRIQHLGYSWLYGTFKDFDGTFTFDEANPAADKVNVTINTNSLDTNHAERDKHLRSAEFLNVAKFPQATFSSTEVKKTADGLDITGNLTLNGVTKPVVLAAKLIGEGKDPWGGVRAGFEASGKIALKDFNITTDLGPASQDVELIISVEGVQQK; translated from the coding sequence ATGAAGAAAATCCTGCCGGGACTCGCTCTCGCCTCGCTACTCTTTGCTAGCGGCACTGCCGTAGCCGCAGATTATAAAATCGATAAAGAGGGGCAACACGCTTTCGTTAACTTCCGCATCCAGCATCTTGGATACAGTTGGTTATACGGTACGTTTAAAGATTTCGACGGTACATTTACCTTCGACGAAGCCAACCCGGCCGCCGATAAAGTGAATGTGACGATCAACACTAACAGCCTGGATACCAATCATGCTGAACGTGATAAGCATCTGCGCAGTGCGGAATTTTTGAATGTGGCGAAATTCCCGCAGGCGACGTTCAGCTCTACTGAAGTGAAGAAAACGGCTGATGGATTGGATATCACCGGCAATCTGACGCTGAATGGCGTGACCAAGCCGGTGGTGCTGGCGGCAAAACTCATCGGTGAGGGCAAAGATCCGTGGGGCGGCGTACGTGCAGGTTTTGAAGCTTCCGGCAAAATTGCGCTGAAAGATTTCAATATTACGACCGATCTTGGGCCAGCATCGCAGGATGTGGAGCTGATTATTTCCGTCGAAGGTGTACAGCAGAAGTAA
- a CDS encoding rhodanese-related sulfurtransferase: MPVLHNRIANDELKARMLAETEPRITVSFYKYFSIMNPQATRDALYQAFTALKVFGRIYLAHEGINAQVSVPQSQFPAFRDALYAFDPALDGLRLNIAIDDDGKSFWVLRMKVRDRIVADGIEDESFDASDVGDYLKAAEVNAMLDDPEAIFIDMRNHYEYEVGHFDGALEIPADTFREQLPKAVEMMQAHKDKKIVMYCTGGIRCEKASAWMKHNGFNKVWHIEGGIIEYARRAREQGLPVRFVGKNFVFDERMGERISDDVIAHCHQCGAPCDSHSNCRNDGCHLLFIQCPACAEKYEGCCSELCQEESKLPEEEQRKRRAGRENGNKIFNKSRGRLNTKLGIPDPE; the protein is encoded by the coding sequence ATGCCAGTGTTACACAACCGCATCGCCAACGATGAATTAAAAGCGCGCATGCTTGCCGAAACCGAGCCGCGTATCACGGTCTCGTTTTATAAATATTTTTCTATTATGAATCCGCAGGCAACGCGCGATGCCCTTTACCAGGCGTTTACCGCACTGAAGGTATTTGGTCGCATTTATCTTGCCCATGAAGGGATTAATGCCCAGGTCAGCGTACCGCAAAGCCAGTTCCCGGCTTTTCGCGATGCGCTTTATGCCTTCGATCCGGCACTGGATGGCCTGCGTCTGAACATCGCCATTGACGATGACGGTAAATCATTCTGGGTGCTGCGCATGAAAGTGCGCGATCGTATTGTTGCGGACGGTATTGAAGATGAGAGTTTTGATGCCAGCGATGTCGGCGATTACCTGAAAGCGGCGGAAGTGAACGCTATGCTCGACGATCCGGAAGCGATTTTTATCGATATGCGCAACCACTATGAATATGAAGTGGGGCATTTTGACGGCGCGCTGGAGATCCCCGCCGATACTTTCCGCGAGCAGTTACCTAAAGCCGTTGAGATGATGCAGGCGCATAAAGACAAGAAAATTGTGATGTACTGCACCGGCGGTATTCGCTGTGAAAAGGCGAGCGCCTGGATGAAGCACAACGGTTTTAATAAAGTGTGGCATATCGAAGGCGGCATCATTGAGTATGCGCGTCGCGCCCGTGAACAAGGCCTGCCCGTTCGCTTTGTCGGGAAGAATTTCGTTTTCGATGAACGAATGGGGGAACGCATTTCCGACGACGTGATTGCCCATTGCCACCAGTGTGGTGCGCCGTGCGACTCGCATAGCAACTGTCGCAATGACGGTTGCCATTTGCTGTTTATTCAGTGCCCGGCTTGTGCGGAGAAATATGAAGGTTGTTGCAGCGAATTGTGTCAGGAAGAGAGCAAATTGCCGGAAGAAGAGCAGCGTAAACGCCGCGCCGGACGTGAGAATGGCAATAAAATCTTCAACAAATCACGCGGACGTCTGAACACGAAACTGGGTATTCCGGATCCAGAATAA
- a CDS encoding Kdo(2)-lipid IV(A) acyltransferase has product MTLLPKFSASLLHPRFWPTWFGMGLLWLVVQLPYPVIYRLGYGIGHLAKRVMKRRVKIAERNLELCFPQMSAEERQRMVAKNFESVGMGVMETGIAWFWSDHRMARWMDVSGFEYVRDVQAQGRGILLIGVHFLTLEVGARMFGMNEPGIGVYRPNDNPVIDLVQTWGRMRSNKSMIDRKDLKGMIRALKAGEVVWYAPDHDYGPRASVFAPFFAVEQAASTSGTWMLARMSQAAIVPFVPRRKPDAKGYELIMLEPEYSPPLDDAETTAAWMNKVVERCIMMAPEQYMWLHRRFKTRPEGVPSRY; this is encoded by the coding sequence ATGACGCTTTTACCTAAGTTTTCAGCCTCACTTTTACACCCTCGTTTTTGGCCCACCTGGTTTGGAATGGGTTTGCTGTGGCTGGTCGTTCAGCTCCCCTATCCGGTCATTTATCGCCTGGGGTATGGCATTGGGCATCTGGCTAAACGTGTGATGAAACGACGCGTGAAAATCGCCGAGCGCAATCTTGAACTCTGTTTTCCGCAGATGAGCGCCGAAGAACGGCAGCGTATGGTTGCCAAAAATTTTGAGTCAGTCGGCATGGGCGTCATGGAAACGGGCATAGCCTGGTTCTGGTCCGATCACCGAATGGCACGCTGGATGGATGTTTCCGGTTTTGAATATGTTCGCGACGTACAGGCGCAAGGGCGCGGCATTTTGCTGATTGGCGTGCATTTTCTCACCCTGGAAGTTGGCGCCCGTATGTTCGGTATGAATGAGCCGGGTATCGGTGTCTACAGACCGAACGACAATCCGGTTATCGATCTGGTGCAGACCTGGGGCCGCATGCGTTCCAACAAGAGTATGATCGACCGAAAAGATCTTAAAGGAATGATCCGCGCGCTGAAAGCAGGCGAGGTTGTCTGGTACGCGCCGGACCACGATTACGGCCCACGGGCCAGCGTTTTCGCCCCTTTCTTTGCCGTTGAGCAGGCGGCGTCCACTTCCGGCACCTGGATGCTGGCGCGGATGTCTCAGGCTGCTATTGTACCGTTTGTTCCGCGTCGTAAGCCGGATGCAAAAGGCTACGAGCTGATCATGCTGGAACCGGAATACTCTCCGCCGCTTGACGATGCAGAAACAACAGCCGCCTGGATGAACAAAGTCGTGGAACGCTGCATCATGATGGCTCCCGAGCAGTATATGTGGCTACATCGCCGCTTTAAAACCCGCCCGGAAGGCGTCCCTTCTCGTTACTGA
- the mdtG gene encoding multidrug efflux MFS transporter MdtG → MSSSDAPINWQRNLTVAWFGCFLTGAAFSLVMPFLPLYVEQLGVTDPGALNMWSGLVFSITFLFSAIASPFWGGLADRKGRKIMLLRSALGMAIVMALMGMAQNVWQFLVLRALLGLLGGFIPNANALIATQIPRNKSGWALGTLSTGGVGGALLGPLAGGLLADNWGLRMVFFITASVLFLCFLLTLCCIRENFVPVAKREMLHFKEVFASLKSPKLVLSLFITTMIIQVATGSIAPILTLYVRELTGNVSNIAFISGMIASVPGVAALMSAPRLGKLGDRIGPEKILVAALVISVLLLVPMSLVQTPWQLAILRFLLGAADGALLPAVQTLLVYNSTNQIAGRIFSYNQSFRDIGNVTGPLIGAAVSASYGFRAVFCVTAGVVLFNAVYSWFSLQRPARSHAETPTSTASVVSSKE, encoded by the coding sequence ATGTCATCTTCTGATGCCCCAATAAACTGGCAACGTAATCTTACCGTTGCCTGGTTTGGTTGTTTTCTTACTGGCGCGGCCTTCAGCCTGGTCATGCCCTTTCTGCCGCTGTATGTTGAGCAACTCGGCGTGACCGATCCGGGTGCGCTGAATATGTGGTCCGGGCTGGTGTTCAGTATTACCTTCCTTTTTTCAGCTATCGCTTCGCCGTTCTGGGGCGGGCTTGCCGACCGTAAAGGGCGCAAAATTATGTTGCTGCGGTCGGCGCTGGGCATGGCGATTGTCATGGCGCTGATGGGCATGGCGCAAAATGTCTGGCAGTTTTTAGTTTTGCGCGCGCTTTTAGGTTTATTGGGTGGATTTATCCCGAACGCGAATGCTTTGATTGCGACACAAATCCCGCGCAATAAAAGCGGCTGGGCACTCGGCACCCTTTCCACCGGTGGCGTCGGCGGTGCGCTGCTTGGGCCGCTGGCAGGCGGTCTTCTCGCCGATAATTGGGGTCTGCGGATGGTCTTCTTTATCACAGCGTCAGTGCTGTTCCTCTGTTTCCTGCTGACACTGTGCTGTATCCGGGAGAATTTTGTCCCGGTGGCAAAACGCGAAATGCTGCACTTCAAAGAGGTTTTTGCCTCGTTGAAAAGCCCAAAACTGGTGCTGAGCCTGTTTATCACCACGATGATTATTCAGGTGGCAACCGGCTCCATTGCGCCGATTCTGACGCTGTATGTGCGCGAATTGACGGGTAACGTCAGCAATATCGCGTTTATCAGCGGCATGATTGCGTCGGTGCCAGGCGTCGCGGCACTGATGAGCGCTCCTCGTCTGGGAAAACTGGGCGATCGCATCGGCCCGGAGAAGATCCTGGTGGCCGCGCTGGTGATATCCGTGCTGCTGCTGGTGCCCATGTCATTGGTACAAACGCCCTGGCAACTGGCGATTCTGCGTTTCCTGCTCGGCGCTGCCGATGGTGCGCTACTCCCGGCGGTGCAGACGCTGCTGGTCTATAACTCGACCAACCAGATTGCCGGGCGCATCTTCAGTTATAACCAGTCATTCCGTGATATCGGCAACGTTACCGGGCCACTTATTGGTGCAGCGGTCTCCGCCAGCTACGGGTTCCGCGCAGTCTTTTGTGTAACCGCAGGCGTGGTGCTTTTTAATGCCGTCTATTCCTGGTTCAGCTTACAGCGCCCTGCACGTTCTCACGCTGAAACGCCCACTTCCACCGCATCCGTGGTCAGCAGTAAAGAGTGA
- a CDS encoding MysB family protein, giving the protein MEYYSTLSEAIDAAREIFIANNPDIDEDEISVQQFNAQKYVLQDGDIAWQAEFFADEEEPGECLPMLSGEAAQSVFDGDFDEIEISQEWQEENTLHEWDEGEFQLEPPLDTEEGQTAADEWDER; this is encoded by the coding sequence CTGGAGTATTACTCAACACTGTCTGAAGCAATTGATGCCGCACGGGAAATTTTTATTGCCAATAATCCAGATATTGATGAAGACGAGATCAGCGTGCAGCAATTTAATGCGCAAAAGTATGTTCTTCAGGATGGCGATATCGCCTGGCAGGCTGAGTTCTTTGCCGATGAGGAGGAGCCAGGAGAGTGTCTGCCGATGCTCAGTGGCGAAGCCGCGCAAAGCGTGTTCGATGGCGATTTCGACGAGATCGAAATAAGCCAGGAGTGGCAGGAAGAGAACACGCTGCACGAATGGGACGAGGGCGAGTTTCAACTTGAACCGCCGCTCGATACCGAAGAGGGTCAGACTGCGGCAGACGAATGGGACGAGCGCTGA
- a CDS encoding YceK/YidQ family lipoprotein, which produces MRVILVVVMACLLSGCGSIISRTIPGQGHGNQYYPGVQWDVRDSAWRYITMLDLPFSLVFDTLLLPLDAHHGPYE; this is translated from the coding sequence GTGAGAGTTATTCTGGTTGTCGTAATGGCCTGTTTATTAAGCGGCTGCGGCAGCATTATCAGTCGGACTATCCCGGGGCAGGGCCACGGAAATCAGTACTATCCCGGTGTGCAATGGGATGTTCGTGATTCGGCGTGGCGCTATATTACCATGCTCGATCTGCCTTTTTCACTGGTGTTCGACACCTTACTGTTGCCACTGGATGCGCATCACGGCCCCTATGAGTGA